Part of the Chthoniobacterales bacterium genome is shown below.
GACTTGGGGCGAACCGGGAAAAGGAGAGAGGCAGGCCAAAAATGACGTGCCTTGCCAGGTCTACGATTGGAACGGGGACGGCAAAAACGAGGTTGTCGTCATCGGGTCGAAGGAACTCATGATTTTCGAGGGGGCCACCGGAAAACTGCTGCACTCATTTCCCATTCCGGCTTTTGCGAGTGACTGTGTCATCGCGGCGGATCTCACCGGAGATGGAAAGGCCGATGACTTCATCCTCAAGGACCGCTACTTCCAAATGTGGGGCATGCGTTCGGATGGAAAGATCCTCTGGGAATCTCCACGCACGGCTTTGATCGAGGGGCCTTTCCATCTCGGCCATCGCCCAACCTCAGTGGATGTCAACGGCGATGGGGCGAACGAGATTTTTGCCGGATTCTTCATGCTCAACCCCGATGGAACCCGGCTCTGGGATGCGGTTGGAACCAATCAGAAAAAAGTCATCGGTTGCCACATGGACGGAAGCGCGATCATTCGCACGGGCAGCCATCCCGATGACGTCCGCCTTGCTTTCACGTATTGCAGCGGAAGCGGAATAGGGTTGGTGGATGGTGCCGGCCAAATCCGCGCGGAGGTTACCGGCCCGCATTACGAATCGGTCAAAAGCGGGAACATTTTCCCCGGACGTCCCGCCCCCCATTTAGGAGTCGATATCGATCGTGCGCCCATGGCGATCGACCTCTTCGACGCGAATCTGGTCCTGCTCGGACGTTTGAATCTCGACTACGGAAGATTCTTCGGTCTGGTGGACTGGGACGGCGACGGCTTTGACGAACTGGCCAACGCCGACAACGGGGGCATCTACAACCACGAAGGCAAAAAAATCGCGGGGTTGGACTTGGGCGGAGACAAGGGTCGCTTTATCCAGGTTGCAGACCTAGACGGGGATGGCATCAGGGATTTGCTGGTGGTCGGTTCACGCATGGACAAAGTGTATTTGTTCAAAAACCATCACGGGGCCCCGGGCAAGGATGTCCTCCTTGGGACCGGAAAAAATTTCACCCACTACTAAAGTAAGGCCCCCGAATGTGAAGCTTATGAAACCACCTGTCCTTCGACCTCTCTTCCTCCTGATCCTTGCCGCACCGCTTCGTGCGGACGTCACGGTTTCCACGATGGCCGACATGCCGGCGGAGAATGTGGCCATCGCCGTTGGCACGGAGGAGAGCACGATGGCGGTCAACACACGGAATATGTCGAATACAGGGGGAGAGTATAAGGGAGTGGCCCAGTCTTTCCGCTGGAATCACGATGGCAAACTCACGGGCATCGGATTTTATCTGCATCCCGACCAGTCCAACTATCCCTGGCGATCTCACGAAACCCAAAGCTATGTGCTCACCATTCATGCAGGAGACGGCCCGTCGCTGGCGGCAGCTTCCCACGAACCCGTGGAGACACTTCACTTCACCATCCCGGGATCACAGATCAGCAATACCGGATCCAAATGGCTCTACTTGGAACTACGCGGAGTCGATCTGAAAAAGAACCAGTGGTATGGATTTCAAATCGGTCCGGACCTTGGAGCCACCGGAACCAACCGTCTGTTTTTCCAAATCTCCAACACTGACTACGAAGGCAATTCCCAAGCGCTCAATTTGGCCGAAACGCCAATACCCGCCGAGATCTCCTACTCCAATAATATGGGCCAAATAAAGGATCTCACCTTTTTCATGACCGCGGAATGACTTTCAGGACCCTTGTCCTGCATGCTCCCGGATTGCACGATCGCAGAGCAAGCGCCCAAACAACAAAGATCTGGCAGCTGAGGTTTTCGTCGCAGACATCCGCGATGCCTTGCAGATATCGGATGTTGCCGTGCCCGGATGGGCCTCGATCGTGCATCTGGCCGCGCTGGCCGGAGCAGGCGGCGATGGTCGCCACGGCTGCGGACGGCGGGATCGTCGGCTCCGCCATCGTCAAACAGGTGGAATTGAATTTGGAAAACCCGGCGCAGGCCGTCAAAGAATTCACGGCTCCGCTGATTGCGGCGGTAAAGAAATGAACCCACGCACGCGACATCTCACACACCTGCTGCCTCTTGTCATCGGCCTGCCGTGGCCGGTTCTCTGCGGAGCACAGCCTGCGGCTTTTCCCCCCGCACAATACAACGTGGTGTGGGACAGCCAGAGCGTGAATTCCTCGGAGTCGATGCCATGCGGTGGCGGAGACATCGGACTGAATGTGTGGGTCGAAAACGGCGACATTCTTTTCTACATCCAGCGCAGCGGCAGCCTGGCTGAGACCAACGAATACCTCAAACTCGGCCGCGTGCGGCTGCGGCTCGATCCGAATCCCTTCGCGGCGCAAAACCTCGGCTTCCGCCAGGAACTCAAACTGCGCGAGGGCTTCGTCGAGATCCATGGCAGCGCACCGGACGTGGATGGTGAAGCGCTCGCGGCCACCGTGCGAATCTGGGTGGAGGTGCACCGCCCGGTAATCCATCTCGAAGTGGATGCCAGCCGTGAAATCAATGCCACCGCCAGTTATGAAAACTGGCGGCTTGAGGACGAGATGATCCCCAACAACAGCCGGCGGCGCTCGTTTTTCTGTCTGGCCGACTATCCCGGGAAGGTGAAGCTCACCCGCGATCATGTGGCGCATGCCGATGGTGGCGTGATGTTCCACCATCGCAATCCCGGCGAGAACACGATCGTGGAAATGTTGCTCCGCCAGCAGGGACTTGAGGCATTCAGCAATGAAATCACCAATGACCTCCGCCACCGCACCTTCGGCGGCATCATGGTGGGCGAGGGATTTCAAGCAGCCGGCGAGGAGGATGGCAAATACCAGACCGCCGCCTTCCGAGCGTGGAAACTCCGTTCGGAACAACCCGCGCGCCGTCATCACCTGCGTGTCGTCACGCACATCGCCCAGACCGAGACGCTGGAGGCCTGGAAAGATGGCCTGCTCGCCACCGCAGCCGCGTCCGCCGGCGATCCCTCCGAGGCGCGGGCCAGGACTCGGGCATGGTGGGCCGCTTTCTGGGACCGCAGTTGGCTCGTCATCCAGCCCTCCAAGCAGGATCCGTCCGACAGGGCCTGGCGCGTGGGCCGCAACTATGCGCTGTTCCGCTATCAACTCGGCTGCAACGCCTTTGGCGAATACCCCACCAAGTTCAACGGTGGAAACTTCACCTACGATGCCAATCTCGTTGGCGGCAAGGCCGCCACCTTCGGTCCGGACTGGCGCGACTGGGGCGGCGGCGTGTTCACCGCTCAAAACCAGCGGTTGCTTCATTGGCCGATGCTCAAGGCCGGTGACTTCGACGCCATCCTCCCGCAGTTCGAACTCTACCGCAAGGCGCTGCCCGGCGCGCGGGCCCGCGTGCGCGCTCACTTCGGCCACGACGGCGCGGTCTATAGCGAATACATCGGCGTGCCGGGACTGGCACTGGGATCCGGCTACGGCTGGGAAAGCGGCAAACGCAAGCGCGGCACCGAGGTCCCATTCGGCGATCCGCGCGCCGACGCCAGCCGCGGCTACAACGACTTCGTTGAAAAAGGCGTGATGGCCAACGACGCGATCTCCTACCACTGGGAATCACAGTTGGAACATGCGTGGATGATGCTCGAATACCACCGCTTCAGCGGTGCGGACATTTCCCAATACATGCCATTCATCGAAGAGGCCGTGATCTTTTTCGACGAACATTATCGCAAGCGCGAAAAAATGCGCTCCGGCCGCGAACTCGACGCCGACAACCGCCTCGTGATCCACCCCTCGACCGCCTGCGAATCCTACCGCGGCGCGAAGAACCCCGCTGACGTCATCGCCGGCTTGCAGGCCTGCCTCGAGGCCATGCTGCGCCTCGATCCATCGCTGCTCAAGCTGCGCGATGCGAATTACTACCGCGCTTTGCTCAAAACCCTGCCGCCCTTCAGCTACGGTGAGGTCAAAGGCGAGCGCATCTTCAAGCCGGCCAACAGCTGGAAACGCTACCAAAACGTGGAATGCCCGCAGTTCTATCCACTCTTCCCGTTCGACCGCTTCAATCTGTTGGGAAGAGACCGCGATCACCTCGGAATTTTCCGCAGCACTTGGAAGCACGGCGAATTTCCCAAGGACAACATAATCAGTTGGCACCAGGACGGCATCTTCTTCGCCCGCATGGGACTGACCGCCGAGGCCGCGGACTTCAACGCGCGCAAGCTCGATGACAGCCCGCGCCGTTTCCCCACCTTCTGGGGACCCGGCCACGACTGGGTGCCCGATCACAACTGGGGCGGCAGCGGCATGATCGGCCTGCAGGAAATGCTCATGCAGACCATAGGGGACGAGATCCGCCTGCTGCCCGCATGGCCGGCGGAGTGGGATGTCGATTTCAAACTCCACGCACCACGCCAGACCACCGTCGAAGGGCGGGTGCGCTCCGGCAAACTCATCGACGTGAAAGTCACGCCCGAGTCCCGCCGCAGGGATCTGGTGATCGGCGGCTGAAACGGTTGGATCTACCGATCCAGCCAGTCCCCGCCGGTGATTCTGCGGCTTTCAGCCACCGCGCCGAGCCATTCCCAGAACCCATGCCTCGCGTTGCGAACCATCCAGCAGCGTTGCCAGCACGCGGACGCGGGGTATTCCGCTCCTTCAAAGGCATCGAGCGCTTCCATCAACTCCGCGGACACTTGATAGATATCGCCGATGATTTCACCCGCCTTATCATCGAGAACAAGCCCCGGATACCAGTCGATCTGATAGAGCCTTCCTCTCGCCGTGGCCGGCGCCACAAACTCCGCGCCCGCCATGCGGAAGTGGTTCGATCCGCCGCGGCGCACCGTGCCATAAGACAAAGGCCTCGTCAGCGAGCGCAATCATCTCAACTCTGCGGCTTGTGGACGGCCTCGAAGGCCACGCACAACGGGTCTTCCACAAACCGGTGCCGCGCGAGGTGGTGATCCGATTCGATCAGCCGTGGGATGGAAACACCTGCGGTGAAGGCGTCATCTTCAAAGACGGAGCCCTCTACCAGCACTCGCTCGGCGCAGTTTTATAGCAATGTTATCCGCCCCTACCACCGTGCCCCCCATATCTATCCCGGGATGCCCGGTATGTATGACGATCGCGGGACGTCCGCAGAGCCCTTCCCCCCGCTTTGGACTTTCTGCCGGATGTCGAACTCCGCCGGAAACAGGTCAAAGTTCTTTGTAGATAGCATTGACCTTCGGCTTTGACCACGAGCCAGGCGCCTGAAAAATACCTAAACGCGCAAGACCCTGTTTCTAAACAGCGTGAAGGAAAAGGACGTAAATGGAATGTGCCGATGGCGGCTTGCACCTCCAGGCTAGGCGGCATAGGGTATTTCCGCGCCATTTGGGTGCGCCCACAACTTCACCATGCAGATACCTCTCTTTACACGCATCCCATGGGATCGCGTCAACTGGACCACCAGCATCTTTCTTGCGGTCATCAACACCCTGGCCCTGACCGCCGTTCCTCTTTACCTTTGGCATTACGGGTTGGACTGGTTTCAGGTCGCACTTTTCCTGTTTTTCTACATCGCGACCGGGCTGAGCATCACCCTCGGCTACCACCGCCTCTTCTCGCATCTCTCTTTCAGAGCCAGAACACCGGTAAAATTCGCCACCTTGGTTTTTGGCGCGTGCGCCTTCGAGAACTCCGCCCTGGACTGGTCGTCCGACCATCGCAAGCACCACAAACACGTGGACCACGAAGACGACCCTTACGATATCTCGAAGGGCTTCATGTGGGCGCACATCGGCTGGCTGCTTTTCAAACTCGGCCCGGAGCAACCGATGGATAACGTCAATGACCTCAAGCGCGATCCTCTGGTAATGTGGCAGCATCGGTGGTGCATTCCCATGGCCTTTGCAATGGGCTTCGGACTCCCCGCTCTCGCCGGCTACCTCTGGAACGGGCCCGCCGGAGCTTTGGGGGGATTTCTCCTTGCCGGCGTCTTCCGCGTGTTCGCCGTGCAGCACTGCACATTCTTCATCAATTCGCTTTGCCACACGATCGGCAAGCAGCCGTATTCCACAAAATGCAGCGCGCGCGACAGTGCCATCATGGCGCTTTTCACGTTTGGCGAGGGTTACCACAACTTCCACCACGAGTTTCAGCACGATTACCGCAACGGCGTGAAGTCCACCAATTTCGATCCGACGAAGTGGTCGATATGGCTGCTTGAAAAAGTCGGGCTGGTGAGCGATCTGCGTCGCGTCCCGGAGGAAAAGATCCTGCTGGCGGAAATGAAGGAGACGCGCCGCCGAGCCGACCTTCAATTTGACGACAAGAATGCCGTTGCAACCGTTTTCGGCCACCAGGTGCAGGAGACCCTTCACCATCTCAGCGAGCGTCTCGCGGCAAATTATGCGGCACTCGAGAAAGCCATGACCGAACAAGCCGAGGTTTCTCGAAAAGCGATCGAAAGCTGGCGCAAAGAAACCCGCGAGTTTGCCGCGCTGCTGGCGGACCTCGATCGACGACTGCCGGATCCGGCCTAAATTTCAACCACCTGCCCGGGAGGAGGCACCAAGACCTCCGTGTTCGGGCAAACTCTCGGGATCTCCCGCGCGAACCAAGCCACCGCCGGCGGGTCACCGTGCACGAGGATGATCTTCTTCGGTTGCACGCGCCGGGCGTAATCCAGAAGATGTTCGCGCGTCGCGTGGGCGCTCAGGGTGAACTCGTCGACTTTGCACCTCCGCCTCACCGGACGCCGACGCGCATCGAGCACCACGTCCGCCCCCTCGGGAGCGGATCGCAGCAAGCCTGCAGGGGACTTCGGGTCGGAGAACCCCACGAACATGCAATGCGCGGAAGGATTTTCGAGGATCCGCGGAGCAAGGGTATTGGACAGCGTATTTTCGGTCATCATGCCGCTCGACACCGCATAAACCGTTCGGGGAATTACCGGAAGCTGGGAGATGTCCTGCCCACCCACGACTTCCATCGGCAGGCATGCTGCCAATTTGAGATCCCCATGCTGCCGCGGGGAACTTCCCCGCAGTCGGTCCGTCGCAGCTGTGATCTTCGCGCCGAGGCCGCCCACATAAAGCCCGAATCCGCCACGCAAAGCGCCTGTCTTTTTGCCCTCGTAAAGCAGCGCCAGCAACTCCTGGGTCTTGCCGAGGGCGAACACCGGAATGAGCACCGGCGCCCCCGCATCGAGGGCAGATTGCAGCGTCGCCAAGAAGCGCTGCTCCTCGCTCTTGCGCGTGAAACCTTGCGGAACCGGGCTGTCTCCGCGCGTCGTCTCCATGATGAGAACGTCGATGTTCTCCTCGGGAAACTTGGCCCCGCGCATGAGAGTCTGGTCCTCGAAGTTCACATCCCCTGTGTAGAACACCCGCCTCCCCTCCGCCCTGATCAGCACGCCGACAGAGCCGAGGATGTGCCCCGCGTCGAAAAACTCGCATGTGAGCCCCCTGGAGTCCGGACCCGCGCGCTCCCCCGCAACATCGAAACGCGCCGAGAGCGGCACAATGCGCCAGTCATCAACCAGACGCTCGACTTCGCGGTGCGAGAAGAGCGGGTAATCCACAACCCCGGATTCTTCGCGCTGCCGCATCATGACATTGACGGAGTTGTGGAGCATCACGTCGGAAAGCGCGGCGGTTGCCTCCGTCATGAAAACCGGTTTCCCGGGCGCCTGGCGCATGGCAAGCGGCACACAGCCCACGTGATCCTGATGGGCGTGCGTGAGCACCAGCGCGTCGAAACCTTTTCCGCCCAAAAGCCGGAAATCCGGCGTGGCGGCGGCGCCCATTTCGCGGGGATGCATTCCGGCGTCGAGCAAAACGCGCGATCCC
Proteins encoded:
- a CDS encoding gamma-glutamylcyclotransferase: MRSLTRPLSYGTVRRGGSNHFRMAGAEFVAPATARGRLYQIDWYPGLVLDDKAGEIIGDIYQVSAELMEALDAFEGAEYPASACWQRCWMVRNARHGFWEWLGAVAESRRITGGDWLDR
- a CDS encoding acyl-CoA desaturase; translated protein: MQIPLFTRIPWDRVNWTTSIFLAVINTLALTAVPLYLWHYGLDWFQVALFLFFYIATGLSITLGYHRLFSHLSFRARTPVKFATLVFGACAFENSALDWSSDHRKHHKHVDHEDDPYDISKGFMWAHIGWLLFKLGPEQPMDNVNDLKRDPLVMWQHRWCIPMAFAMGFGLPALAGYLWNGPAGALGGFLLAGVFRVFAVQHCTFFINSLCHTIGKQPYSTKCSARDSAIMALFTFGEGYHNFHHEFQHDYRNGVKSTNFDPTKWSIWLLEKVGLVSDLRRVPEEKILLAEMKETRRRADLQFDDKNAVATVFGHQVQETLHHLSERLAANYAALEKAMTEQAEVSRKAIESWRKETREFAALLADLDRRLPDPA
- a CDS encoding MBL fold metallo-hydrolase; its protein translation is MKFTNLTRAEEIGANCYLIEAEGSRVLLDAGMHPREMGAAATPDFRLLGGKGFDALVLTHAHQDHVGCVPLAMRQAPGKPVFMTEATAALSDVMLHNSVNVMMRQREESGVVDYPLFSHREVERLVDDWRIVPLSARFDVAGERAGPDSRGLTCEFFDAGHILGSVGVLIRAEGRRVFYTGDVNFEDQTLMRGAKFPEENIDVLIMETTRGDSPVPQGFTRKSEEQRFLATLQSALDAGAPVLIPVFALGKTQELLALLYEGKKTGALRGGFGLYVGGLGAKITAATDRLRGSSPRQHGDLKLAACLPMEVVGGQDISQLPVIPRTVYAVSSGMMTENTLSNTLAPRILENPSAHCMFVGFSDPKSPAGLLRSAPEGADVVLDARRRPVRRRCKVDEFTLSAHATREHLLDYARRVQPKKIILVHGDPPAVAWFAREIPRVCPNTEVLVPPPGQVVEI